One Monomorium pharaonis isolate MP-MQ-018 chromosome 4, ASM1337386v2, whole genome shotgun sequence DNA segment encodes these proteins:
- the LOC105836959 gene encoding cell wall protein PRY3, which produces MEKPLHLIVILQLSSAFAYRYDPWYRADTQRPVDVITDVVNELGVRILQQYTTHGNVAFSPTGVAFVLAALYEGSAGRGSQQIAEAIGLPANRDVTRIGFRDIHRRLRSYLNADGFLGGLTLSRENTRLRPEYEDILKFYGFDLSSIEQEANVTVSMGDSSGATKLPTSTVSTITLPEMVTVGNVSDMTTTTTTMTTTTLTGVMTTFPPAGAEVTVIPSDATQQTVTMAPTMSATDVQATPVTSVGTVVQNTTQSVNSLTTVTSGESVQTLSTGAEIVANSPNATITPMINANGQTIPTTTVVGISSGLPNENVQTSVGTGMTTAPANDAGVTVPMSTDIQVSSALSSANSEVPATTNSSVSSGEMMSVNTSTLSATLSTVSTNSLTTVVPAISNSANVTIPSPVTETTTANGATSASSTETSIDTSAGMTTANDDLAMTTMTNINDAVNSATTLVPPVGNSFTNFTTSLVDGNTIAMNRKKKDLTDVINSNTVKDESTDGSPNLRKRKARSPRGYFSSYPDEGIWMQNLEIWKSYNTVNPSDSSIGDSSAEMSFLVNGCDISSVSASRYIAVLPFAYFPSLQAVALEFPLDDPRYNIILFMPTDKTDTHRLARDLSGKSLRLLRKQLQPTWVRATIPSFMLRGFVTLTSFLQRLGILDVFEPRVADLSPMTSDLGVYARDVQQSIGVNIRNYMKPDRTHSRESSNVVPPRRDYYRYLPPGNGLFERAGPEPFTALHPFLYFIVDTETSVSLITGRVDDPLNSRIL; this is translated from the exons ATGGAAAAGCCGTTGCATCTGATTGTGATACTACAGC TATCGTCCGCGTTCGCTTACAGATACGATCCTTGGTATCGCGCGGACACGCAGCGCCCGGTTGACGTGATCACCGACGTCGTCAACGAGCTCGGGGTGAGGATCCTTCAGCAGTACACAACGCATGGGAACGTCGCGTTCTCGCCCACGGGGGTTGCCTTCGTTCTGGCGGCGCTTTACGAAGGATCCGCGGGCAGAGGAAGCCAACAGATCGCCGAGGCCATTGGTCTACCAGCTAACCGGGATGTTACCAGGATTGGTTTCAGGGATATTCATCGACGATTGCGA AGCTATCTTAACGCTGACGGCTTCCTGGGTGGACTGACGCTAAGCAGAGAGAATACCAGACTCCGTCCTGAGTATGAGGACATTCTGAAGTTTTACGGCTTCGATCTGTCGAGTATTGAGCAAGAGGCGAATGTAACCGTTAGCATGGGAGACTCATCAGGTGCAACCAAGCTTCCGACATCCACCGTCAGCACGATCACGCTCCCGGAGATGGTAACCGTTGGGAATGTGTCGGacatgacgacgacgacgacgacgatgacgacgacgacattGACGGGTGTTATGACAACGTTTCCTCCGGCTGGTGCGGAAGTAACAGTCATTCCGTCGGACGCTACTCAGCAAACTGTTACGATGGCACCAACGATGAGCGCAACCGATGTACAAGCGACTCCGGTTACAAGTGTCGGTACAGTTGTCCAAAACACGACGCAATCGGTAAATTCCTTAACGACGGTCACTTCCGGCGAAAGTGTCCAGACTCTGTCCACTGGTGCGGAAATTGTCGCAAATTCGCCGAATGCGACGATTACACCGATGATAAACGCAAACGGACAAACGATTCCGACTACAACTGTGGTTGGAATCAGTTCTGGCCTTCCTAATGAGAACGTTCAAACGTCTGTAGGTACGGGAATGACAACGGCACCTGCGAACGATGCTGGCGTGACGGTACCGATGAGTACCGATATCCAGGTATCTTCAGCTCTCTCTTCAGCGAATAGCGAGGTACCAGCGACAACGAATTCGTCGGTTTCGAGCGGCGAGATGATGTCTGTCAACACGTCCACTCTCAGCGCGACCTTAAGTACCGTTAGCACGAATTCGTTAACTACTGTGGTACCAGCAATCTCGAATAGCGCGAACGTGACTATTCCGAGTCCCGTTACCGAAACGACGACGGCGAACGGCGCTACATCAGCATCGAGTACCGAAACATCAATAGACACCTCGGCCGGGATGACCACCGCGAATGATGACCTCGCGATGACAACGATGACCAACATTAATGACGCTGTCAATTCTGCGACGACCCTGGTACCGCCTGTTGGAAATAGCTTCACGAATTTTACAACATCTCTCGTGGATGGAAATACGATTGCGATGAATCGGAAAAAGAAAGACCTGACGGACGTAATTAATAGCAATACCGTTAAAGATGAGTCAACGGACGGATCGCCGAATCTTCGTAAGCGCAAAGCGAGAAGCCCGCGCGGATACTTTTCTAGCTATCCAG ACGAAGGTATCTGGATGCAAAATCTAGAGATTTGGAAATCGTATAACACAGTAAACCCGAGTGACTCCTCCATCGGAGATTCATCAGCGGAGATGTCGTTTTTGGTGAACGGTTGCGACATTTCCTCGGTGTCGGCTTCGAGATACATCGCCGTGTTGCCCTTTGCGTATTTTCCATCGTTGCAGGCTGTCGCGCTCGAATTTCCTTTGGAC GATCCCCGATACAACATTATACTTTTCATGCCCACGGATAAAACGGACACGCATCGTCTGGCGAGGGATCTCAGCGGAAAGTCATTGAGATTGTTGAGGAAGCAATTACAGCCTACTTGGGTCAGGGCCACTATACCTTCGTTCATGCTGCGTGGTTTCGTCACATTGACGTCATTTCTGCAAAGG CTGGGAATCCTGGATGTGTTCGAGCCGAGAGTGGCCGATTTATCGCCCATGACGTCCGATCTCGGTGTATACGCCAGGGACGTGCAACAGAGCATAGGGGTCAATATAAGGAATTACATGAAACCCGATCGGACCCATTCTCGTGAGTCGTCTAATGTCGTTCCACCTCGAAGGGACTATTATCGATATCTACCGCCAG
- the LOC105836960 gene encoding ionotropic receptor 93a isoform X1, with protein sequence MSTGWRDVHQYDLSMDMISVFFLVWILNSVDAFSDFPSLISSNASMAVVIDKNFFDNKAEYRDIMKNIHNIIATIAREEMHTIDINVHVFRGTKISSLRDYTVLLSVTMCQQMWSLHDTARKEELIHLAITDQDCPRLPDSEGVSIPLIVPGKELAQIFYDIRAVDAFLWNNVNILHDDTFDRNTISSVTKAISIPLPNKKFSMISRSLFSFKYADSQRMRRYNVRDVLENFHMDKLGKYFLVIVTIDTAADVMEITKTLNMALPDTQWLYVITDSVARNSTNITSFVDLLLEGSNMAFVYNATDSDAYCNVSLKCNIQELVAALAYALKISLLNEIELYSHINDEEFELVRLNKHERRQEILKNIRMKLEDETFATGGICGKCLFWRFASAITWGNFFLHDKNAAHLIDSGTWMPGLGLNLTDALFPHVVHGFRGINLPVATYHNPPWQTISLTKSGEKEYGGLVFDVIKYLGQKLNFTYTVLSPTSNRTIKFTRNDTAVDVVLTSTTREMPPQIVDMVLEKKVLLAACAYTVNDLGKEKINFTLPIFMQTYSFMTAKPGQLSRALLFTAPFTKETWACVAASIIIIGPILYLIHKNSPNSLGTSGLNSSWQCVWYVYGALLQQGGMYLPHSDSARLLVGVWWLVVMVIVATYSGSLVAFLTFPNMDDAILTVDDLVAHKGRLTWGFPNGSFLEEYLKNTDEKKYHILLERAVIHNETQAAEVIGKVKAGKHALIDWRSTLRFLMRSDMLSTEGCAFSLSTDEFMDEPIAMIISQDSPYVKIINAELHRMHESGLMNKWITEQIPMKDKCSDSLSNQAVTERKVNVADMQGIFFVLFMGTVAFSRALNVHRPRRVCDRVDTSSVLRILLAQAQSVEETQVDSAFCLVNGIQRWIDDRLNVPTSRGTCACAIRFYRCIQY encoded by the exons ATGTCGACCGGTTGGCGCGACGTGCACCAATACGATCTGTCGATGGACATGATTTCCGTCTTCTTCCTCGTGTGGATTCTGAACTCGGTTGACGCTTTCAGTGACTTTCCGTCGCTGATATCCTCCAACGCCTCGATGG CGGTCGTTATCGACAAGAACTTTTTCGATAACAAAGCCGAGTATCGAgacattatgaaaaatattcacaatatCATCGCAACAATTGCGAGGGAGGAGATGCATACGATTGACATCAATGTGCACGTCTTTCGCGGAACGAAAATAAGCAGTCTTCGAG ATTACACGGTGCTTCTATCCGTGACCATGTGCCAGCAAATGTGGAGCCTTCACGATACGGCGCGTAAAGAGGAGCTCATACATTTAGCGATAACAG ATCAGGACTGTCCACGGCTTCCTGATTCGGAGGGTGTGAGCATTCCTTTAATAGTGCCAGGCAAAGAATTGGCCCAGATTTTCTATGACATAAGGGCGGTCGACGCTTTTCTTTGGAACAATGTCAACATACTGCACGACGATACCTTCG ACAGAAACACGATCAGCAGTGTCACAAAAGCCATATCGATCCCATTGCCAAACAAGAAATTTAGCATGATTTCCAGATCGTTATTCAGTTTTAAGTACGCTGACTCCCAACGTATGAGAAGATACAATGTAAGGGACGTACTTGAAAACTTCCACATGGACAAATTGGGAAAATACTTCCTCGTAATCGTCACTATAGACACAGCGGCTGACGTTATGGAAATT ACAAAGACTTTAAATATGGCTTTGCCCGACACTCAGTGGTTATACGTAATCACTGACAGCGTGGCACGAAACTCTACGAATATCACCAGTTTTGTCGATTTGTTGTTGGAAGGCAGTAACATGGCTTTCGTTTACAATGCAACTGACAGCGACGCATATTGCAAC gtcAGTTTAAAGTGTAATATTCAGGAGTTAGTTGCGGCTTTGGCTTATGCTTTAAAGATATCGCTGCTGAATGAAATAGAATTGTACAGTCATATAAACGACGAAGAGTTTGAACTCGTTCGATTAAATAAGCACGAAAGACGTCAGGAGATTCTGAAAAATATCAGA ATGAAGCTTGAGGACGAGACTTTCGCTACGGGCGGCATCTGCGGTAAATGCCTGTTTTGGCGGTTCGCCTCGGCCATAACATGGGGTAACTTTTTCCTTCACGACAAGAATGCCGCGCACCTGATCGATTCGGGAACGTGGATGCCCGGTTTAGGTTTAAATTTGACGGACGCACTTTTTCCGCACGTCGTCCACGGTTTCCGAGGAATCAACTTGCCGGTCGCCACGTATCAC AATCCTCCGTGGCAAACCATCTCGTTAACCAAATCCGGCGAAAAGGAATACGGCGGGCTGGTTTTTGACGTCATAAAATATCTAGGGCAGAAATTGAACTTTACTTACACGGTGCTCAGCCCGACGAGCAATCGGACCATCAAGTTTACTCGTAACGATACTGCAGTCGATGTG GTGTTAACGTCGACAACGAGAGAAATGCCACCGCAAATAGTAGACATGGTTCTGGAAAAGAAGGTTCTCCTTGCAGCCTGCGCGTACACCGTGAACGACTTAGGAAAGGAAAAGATCAATTTTACCTTGCCGATTTTTATGCAAACGTACAGCTTTATGACTGCAAAACCGGGCCAACTTTCTAGAGCATTGTTGTTTACCGCGCCCTTCACCAAAGAG ACGTGGGCCTGCGTAGCAGCATCCATTATTATAATCGGCCCGATTTTGTACCTAATTCACAAGAACAGTCCAAACAGCTTGGGGACGTCTGGGCTCAACTCTTCTTGGCAATGCGTGTGGTACGTCTACGGGGCCCTTCTTCAGCAAG GGGGAATGTACTTACCCCATTCCGATAGCGCTCGCCTGCTGGTCGGTGTCTGGTGGTTGGTCGTTATGGTCATAGTAGCAACCTATTCCGGAAGCTTGGTCGCGTTCCTGACATTCCCGAACATGGATGACGCCATCCTGACTGTGGACGATCTTGTTGCTCATAAAGGCAGATTAACGTGGGGATTTCCTAATGGTAGCTTTTTAGAAGAGTATCTAAAGAATACCGAcgagaaaaaatatcatattcttCTCGAACGAGCTGTAATTCATAACGAAACGCAGGCGGCGGAAGTTATCGGGAAGGTAAAGGCGGGCAAGCACGCGTTGATCGATTGGAGAAGCACGCTGAG ATTCTTGATGAGGAGCGACATGCTATCGACCGAAGGATGCGCCTTTTCTTTAAGCACTGACGAATTTATGGACGAGCCCATAGCAATGATTATATCCCAAGATAGTCCCTATGTGAAGATCATTAACGCCGA GTTACATCGCATGCACGAGTCCGGATTAATGAACAAGTGGATAACGGAGCAAATACCGATGAAAGACAAATGCTCGGACAGCCTCTCCAACCAAGCCGTGACGGAGCGTAAAGTGAACGTCGCGGACATGCAGGGCATATTTTTCGTGCTTTTCATGGGTACCGTGGCTTTTTCGCGCGCTTTGAACGTGCACCGTCCGCGTCGAGT GTGTGACCGGGTCGATACTTCTTCTGTGCTGCGAATTTTGCTGGCACAAGCGCAAAGTGTCGAAGAGACGCAAGTTGATTCAGCCTTTTGTCTCGTGAATGGGATACAGCGATGGATAGATGATAGATTAAACGTCCCTACTTCCCGCGGAACATGTGCATGCGCAATTAGATTTTATCGTTGTATCCAGTATTAA
- the LOC105836960 gene encoding ionotropic receptor 93a isoform X2 — protein MSTGWRDVHQYDLSMDMISVFFLVWILNSVDAFSDFPSLISSNASMAVVIDKNFFDNKAEYRDIMKNIHNIIATIAREEMHTIDINVHVFRGTKISSLRDYTVLLSVTMCQQMWSLHDTARKEELIHLAITDQDCPRLPDSEGVSIPLIVPGKELAQIFYDIRAVDAFLWNNVNILHDDTFDRNTISSVTKAISIPLPNKKFSMISRSLFSFKYADSQRMRRYNVRDVLENFHMDKLGKYFLVIVTIDTAADVMEITKTLNMALPDTQWLYVITDSVARNSTNITSFVDLLLEGSNMAFVYNATDSDAYCNVSLKCNIQELVAALAYALKISLLNEIELYSHINDEEFELVRLNKHERRQEILKNIRMKLEDETFATGGICGKCLFWRFASAITWGNFFLHDKNAAHLIDSGTWMPGLGLNLTDALFPHVVHGFRGINLPVATYHNPPWQTISLTKSGEKEYGGLVFDVIKYLGQKLNFTYTVLSPTSNRTIKFTRNDTAVDVVLTSTTREMPPQIVDMVLEKKVLLAACAYTVNDLGKEKINFTLPIFMQTYSFMTAKPGQLSRALLFTAPFTKETWACVAASIIIIGPILYLIHKNSPNSLGTSGLNSSWQCVWYVYGALLQQGGMYLPHSDSARLLVGVWWLVVMVIVATYSGSLVAFLTFPNMDDAILTVDDLVAHKGRLTWGFPNGSFLEEYLKNTDEKKYHILLERAVIHNETQAAEVIGKVKAGKHALIDWRSTLRFLMRSDMLSTEGCAFSLSTDEFMDEPIAMIISQDSPYVKIINAELHRMHESGLMNKWITEQIPMKDKCSDSLSNQAVTERKVNVADMQGIFFVLFMGVTGSILLLCCEFCWHKRKVSKRRKLIQPFVS, from the exons ATGTCGACCGGTTGGCGCGACGTGCACCAATACGATCTGTCGATGGACATGATTTCCGTCTTCTTCCTCGTGTGGATTCTGAACTCGGTTGACGCTTTCAGTGACTTTCCGTCGCTGATATCCTCCAACGCCTCGATGG CGGTCGTTATCGACAAGAACTTTTTCGATAACAAAGCCGAGTATCGAgacattatgaaaaatattcacaatatCATCGCAACAATTGCGAGGGAGGAGATGCATACGATTGACATCAATGTGCACGTCTTTCGCGGAACGAAAATAAGCAGTCTTCGAG ATTACACGGTGCTTCTATCCGTGACCATGTGCCAGCAAATGTGGAGCCTTCACGATACGGCGCGTAAAGAGGAGCTCATACATTTAGCGATAACAG ATCAGGACTGTCCACGGCTTCCTGATTCGGAGGGTGTGAGCATTCCTTTAATAGTGCCAGGCAAAGAATTGGCCCAGATTTTCTATGACATAAGGGCGGTCGACGCTTTTCTTTGGAACAATGTCAACATACTGCACGACGATACCTTCG ACAGAAACACGATCAGCAGTGTCACAAAAGCCATATCGATCCCATTGCCAAACAAGAAATTTAGCATGATTTCCAGATCGTTATTCAGTTTTAAGTACGCTGACTCCCAACGTATGAGAAGATACAATGTAAGGGACGTACTTGAAAACTTCCACATGGACAAATTGGGAAAATACTTCCTCGTAATCGTCACTATAGACACAGCGGCTGACGTTATGGAAATT ACAAAGACTTTAAATATGGCTTTGCCCGACACTCAGTGGTTATACGTAATCACTGACAGCGTGGCACGAAACTCTACGAATATCACCAGTTTTGTCGATTTGTTGTTGGAAGGCAGTAACATGGCTTTCGTTTACAATGCAACTGACAGCGACGCATATTGCAAC gtcAGTTTAAAGTGTAATATTCAGGAGTTAGTTGCGGCTTTGGCTTATGCTTTAAAGATATCGCTGCTGAATGAAATAGAATTGTACAGTCATATAAACGACGAAGAGTTTGAACTCGTTCGATTAAATAAGCACGAAAGACGTCAGGAGATTCTGAAAAATATCAGA ATGAAGCTTGAGGACGAGACTTTCGCTACGGGCGGCATCTGCGGTAAATGCCTGTTTTGGCGGTTCGCCTCGGCCATAACATGGGGTAACTTTTTCCTTCACGACAAGAATGCCGCGCACCTGATCGATTCGGGAACGTGGATGCCCGGTTTAGGTTTAAATTTGACGGACGCACTTTTTCCGCACGTCGTCCACGGTTTCCGAGGAATCAACTTGCCGGTCGCCACGTATCAC AATCCTCCGTGGCAAACCATCTCGTTAACCAAATCCGGCGAAAAGGAATACGGCGGGCTGGTTTTTGACGTCATAAAATATCTAGGGCAGAAATTGAACTTTACTTACACGGTGCTCAGCCCGACGAGCAATCGGACCATCAAGTTTACTCGTAACGATACTGCAGTCGATGTG GTGTTAACGTCGACAACGAGAGAAATGCCACCGCAAATAGTAGACATGGTTCTGGAAAAGAAGGTTCTCCTTGCAGCCTGCGCGTACACCGTGAACGACTTAGGAAAGGAAAAGATCAATTTTACCTTGCCGATTTTTATGCAAACGTACAGCTTTATGACTGCAAAACCGGGCCAACTTTCTAGAGCATTGTTGTTTACCGCGCCCTTCACCAAAGAG ACGTGGGCCTGCGTAGCAGCATCCATTATTATAATCGGCCCGATTTTGTACCTAATTCACAAGAACAGTCCAAACAGCTTGGGGACGTCTGGGCTCAACTCTTCTTGGCAATGCGTGTGGTACGTCTACGGGGCCCTTCTTCAGCAAG GGGGAATGTACTTACCCCATTCCGATAGCGCTCGCCTGCTGGTCGGTGTCTGGTGGTTGGTCGTTATGGTCATAGTAGCAACCTATTCCGGAAGCTTGGTCGCGTTCCTGACATTCCCGAACATGGATGACGCCATCCTGACTGTGGACGATCTTGTTGCTCATAAAGGCAGATTAACGTGGGGATTTCCTAATGGTAGCTTTTTAGAAGAGTATCTAAAGAATACCGAcgagaaaaaatatcatattcttCTCGAACGAGCTGTAATTCATAACGAAACGCAGGCGGCGGAAGTTATCGGGAAGGTAAAGGCGGGCAAGCACGCGTTGATCGATTGGAGAAGCACGCTGAG ATTCTTGATGAGGAGCGACATGCTATCGACCGAAGGATGCGCCTTTTCTTTAAGCACTGACGAATTTATGGACGAGCCCATAGCAATGATTATATCCCAAGATAGTCCCTATGTGAAGATCATTAACGCCGA GTTACATCGCATGCACGAGTCCGGATTAATGAACAAGTGGATAACGGAGCAAATACCGATGAAAGACAAATGCTCGGACAGCCTCTCCAACCAAGCCGTGACGGAGCGTAAAGTGAACGTCGCGGACATGCAGGGCATATTTTTCGTGCTTTTCATGG GTGTGACCGGGTCGATACTTCTTCTGTGCTGCGAATTTTGCTGGCACAAGCGCAAAGTGTCGAAGAGACGCAAGTTGATTCAGCCTTTTGTCTCGTGA
- the LOC105836960 gene encoding ionotropic receptor 93a isoform X3, with product MSTGWRDVHQYDLSMDMISVFFLVWILNSVDAFSDFPSLISSNASMAVVIDKNFFDNKAEYRDIMKNIHNIIATIAREEMHTIDINVHVFRGTKISSLRDYTVLLSVTMCQQMWSLHDTARKEELIHLAITDQDCPRLPDSEGVSIPLIVPGKELAQIFYDIRAVDAFLWNNVNILHDDTFDRNTISSVTKAISIPLPNKKFSMISRSLFSFKYADSQRMRRYNVRDVLENFHMDKLGKYFLVIVTIDTAADVMEITKTLNMALPDTQWLYVITDSVARNSTNITSFVDLLLEGSNMAFVYNATDSDAYCNVSLKCNIQELVAALAYALKISLLNEIELYSHINDEEFELVRLNKHERRQEILKNIRMKLEDETFATGGICGKCLFWRFASAITWGNFFLHDKNAAHLIDSGTWMPGLGLNLTDALFPHVVHGFRGINLPVATYHNPPWQTISLTKSGEKEYGGLVFDVIKYLGQKLNFTYTVLSPTSNRTIKFTRNDTAVDVVLTSTTREMPPQIVDMVLEKKVLLAACAYTVNDLGKEKINFTLPIFMQTYSFMTAKPGQLSRALLFTAPFTKETWACVAASIIIIGPILYLIHKNSPNSLGTSGLNSSWQCVWYVYGALLQQGGMYLPHSDSARLLVGVWWLVVMVIVATYSGSLVAFLTFPNMDDAILTVDDLVAHKGRLTWGFPNDS from the exons ATGTCGACCGGTTGGCGCGACGTGCACCAATACGATCTGTCGATGGACATGATTTCCGTCTTCTTCCTCGTGTGGATTCTGAACTCGGTTGACGCTTTCAGTGACTTTCCGTCGCTGATATCCTCCAACGCCTCGATGG CGGTCGTTATCGACAAGAACTTTTTCGATAACAAAGCCGAGTATCGAgacattatgaaaaatattcacaatatCATCGCAACAATTGCGAGGGAGGAGATGCATACGATTGACATCAATGTGCACGTCTTTCGCGGAACGAAAATAAGCAGTCTTCGAG ATTACACGGTGCTTCTATCCGTGACCATGTGCCAGCAAATGTGGAGCCTTCACGATACGGCGCGTAAAGAGGAGCTCATACATTTAGCGATAACAG ATCAGGACTGTCCACGGCTTCCTGATTCGGAGGGTGTGAGCATTCCTTTAATAGTGCCAGGCAAAGAATTGGCCCAGATTTTCTATGACATAAGGGCGGTCGACGCTTTTCTTTGGAACAATGTCAACATACTGCACGACGATACCTTCG ACAGAAACACGATCAGCAGTGTCACAAAAGCCATATCGATCCCATTGCCAAACAAGAAATTTAGCATGATTTCCAGATCGTTATTCAGTTTTAAGTACGCTGACTCCCAACGTATGAGAAGATACAATGTAAGGGACGTACTTGAAAACTTCCACATGGACAAATTGGGAAAATACTTCCTCGTAATCGTCACTATAGACACAGCGGCTGACGTTATGGAAATT ACAAAGACTTTAAATATGGCTTTGCCCGACACTCAGTGGTTATACGTAATCACTGACAGCGTGGCACGAAACTCTACGAATATCACCAGTTTTGTCGATTTGTTGTTGGAAGGCAGTAACATGGCTTTCGTTTACAATGCAACTGACAGCGACGCATATTGCAAC gtcAGTTTAAAGTGTAATATTCAGGAGTTAGTTGCGGCTTTGGCTTATGCTTTAAAGATATCGCTGCTGAATGAAATAGAATTGTACAGTCATATAAACGACGAAGAGTTTGAACTCGTTCGATTAAATAAGCACGAAAGACGTCAGGAGATTCTGAAAAATATCAGA ATGAAGCTTGAGGACGAGACTTTCGCTACGGGCGGCATCTGCGGTAAATGCCTGTTTTGGCGGTTCGCCTCGGCCATAACATGGGGTAACTTTTTCCTTCACGACAAGAATGCCGCGCACCTGATCGATTCGGGAACGTGGATGCCCGGTTTAGGTTTAAATTTGACGGACGCACTTTTTCCGCACGTCGTCCACGGTTTCCGAGGAATCAACTTGCCGGTCGCCACGTATCAC AATCCTCCGTGGCAAACCATCTCGTTAACCAAATCCGGCGAAAAGGAATACGGCGGGCTGGTTTTTGACGTCATAAAATATCTAGGGCAGAAATTGAACTTTACTTACACGGTGCTCAGCCCGACGAGCAATCGGACCATCAAGTTTACTCGTAACGATACTGCAGTCGATGTG GTGTTAACGTCGACAACGAGAGAAATGCCACCGCAAATAGTAGACATGGTTCTGGAAAAGAAGGTTCTCCTTGCAGCCTGCGCGTACACCGTGAACGACTTAGGAAAGGAAAAGATCAATTTTACCTTGCCGATTTTTATGCAAACGTACAGCTTTATGACTGCAAAACCGGGCCAACTTTCTAGAGCATTGTTGTTTACCGCGCCCTTCACCAAAGAG ACGTGGGCCTGCGTAGCAGCATCCATTATTATAATCGGCCCGATTTTGTACCTAATTCACAAGAACAGTCCAAACAGCTTGGGGACGTCTGGGCTCAACTCTTCTTGGCAATGCGTGTGGTACGTCTACGGGGCCCTTCTTCAGCAAG GGGGAATGTACTTACCCCATTCCGATAGCGCTCGCCTGCTGGTCGGTGTCTGGTGGTTGGTCGTTATGGTCATAGTAGCAACCTATTCCGGAAGCTTGGTCGCGTTCCTGACATTCCCGAACATGGATGACGCCATCCTGACTGTGGACGATCTTGTTGCTCATAAAGGCAGATTAACGTGGGGATTTCCTAATG ATTCTTGA